In one Oreochromis aureus strain Israel breed Guangdong linkage group 2, ZZ_aureus, whole genome shotgun sequence genomic region, the following are encoded:
- the cfap100 gene encoding cilia- and flagella-associated protein 100 isoform X2, which translates to MRKFLALPIDEKTTHAARVTAKLKNELVGELEDEEEEEKKGGNEKMKNLKPIKSRTALPKQTSGGRMKQEKVTKDNKHALISLERQKAVLELSVMTKRSEILRMDEAIAKEEKLLKHLERSIERDNVRFEEFLRENEKKSVEARTLYEQEARSTQEKNTEIRRLTAEILTIKSELARFEEILVDYKRYKDLLFKLSPPEWQDAQRSKVMSGKGAKEDQNRELKDTAIRNGLETPGRQLPSIQETRLSPAHSDSLVTDPKLDSDSSDYEDEPELYFTDPQQLLDLMTELTEQNLSLIQNSTRVEETLEQLQQSLKTTKKNHEKDEEQITMQINEMKERIEKEKARGARLERKVLLHVSLNTQDQDVLLDALSEKVAEVHCSCVDDRVTNLNTLEKLANIEKRLSLLLQSIESIPEEKLESMKKIKDSERRTREREDKLREQREKQKERMRRYSERSLADSKKISGKKLMPRYMPVTQRVKVSNVDSIPAQDEIHEYLFGTENTD; encoded by the exons ATGCGTAAATTCCTGGCACTGCCAATTGATGAGAAGACAACCCACGCTGCAAGAGTGACGGCCAAGCTGAAAAATGAGCTGGTGGGAGAactggaggatgaggaggaggaggagaagaaggggGGAAATGAGAAGATGAAGAATTTAAAGCCAATCAAGAGTAGGACAGCTCTCCCTAAGCAAACATCTGGGGGACGAATGAAACAAG AAAAggtaacaaaagacaacaagCATGCCTTAATCTCCCTGGAACGACAGAAAGCTGTGCTGGAG TTATCTGTGATGACAAAGAGGTCTGAGATTTTGAGGATGGACGAGGCCATAGCAAAAGAAGAGAAGCTGCTGAAACACCTGGAGCGGAGCATTGAGAGAGACAACGTCAGATTTGAAGAGTTTCTCAGGGAGAATGAGAAGAAGTCTGTGGAGGCCAGAACACT GTATGAACAGGAGGCCAGGTCAACACAGGAGAAGAACACTGAAATCAGGAGGCTAACTGCTGAAATACTCACCATAAAAAG TGAACTTGCCAGGTTTGAAGAAATCCTGGTAGACTACAAGCGTTATAAGGACCTTCTATTCAAGCTGTCTCCTCCGGAGTGGCAGGATGCCCAGAGGTCAAAAGTTATGTCTGGTAAAGGCGCCAAGGAGGACCAGAACAGGGAGCTTAAAGACACTGCTATTAGGAATG GTTTGGAGACTCCAGGCAGACAGCTGCCGTCCATCCAAGAGACCAGGCTGTCCCCAGCCCACAGTGACAGTCT AGTCACAGATCCTAAATTGGACAGTGACAGCTCAGATTATGAG GATGAGCCAGAGCTGTATTTCACTGATCCCCAGCAGCTGCTGGATCTGATGACAGAGCTGACGGAGCAGAACCTGTCCCTGATTCAGAACTCTACGAGGGTGGAGGAGACTCTGGAGCAGCTCCAACAGTCCTTGAAAACAACCAAGAAGAATCA TGAAAAGGATGAAGAACAAATTACAATGCAGATAAATGAAATGAAGGAGAGAATCGAGAAGGAGAAGGCGAGAGGCGCCAGGCTTGAGCGGAAGGTCCTTCTCCACGTGTCCCTGAATACACAGGACCAG GATGTGTTGCTGGATGCTCTGAGCGAGAAGGTGGCAGAGGTGCACTGCAGCTGCGTGGATGACAGGGTGACCAATCTAAACACTTTAGAGAAGCTGGCCAACATTGAGAAGCGGCTGTCTTTACTACTGCAGAGCATTGAGAGCATCCCTGAAGAAAAACTGGAGTCAATGAAGAAGATCAAGGACAGCGAGAGGAGGACCAG GGAGCGTGAAGACAAGctgagagagcagagagaaaaacagaaagaaaggatGAGGAGGTACTCGGAGAGATCGCTGGCTGACTCCAAGAAAATC AGTGGGAAAAAGCTCATGCCCAGATATATGCCTGTTACCCAGAGAGTCAAAGTCAGCAACGTGGACAGCATCCCGGCTCAAGATGAGATTCACGAATACCTCTTTGGCACTGAGAACACggactga
- the cfap100 gene encoding cilia- and flagella-associated protein 100 isoform X1 has protein sequence MSLPKLRTRRKRGTQLSPFKVPDGNSIFLLRVNEREDQKEEMRKFLALPIDEKTTHAARVTAKLKNELVGELEDEEEEEKKGGNEKMKNLKPIKSRTALPKQTSGGRMKQEKVTKDNKHALISLERQKAVLELSVMTKRSEILRMDEAIAKEEKLLKHLERSIERDNVRFEEFLRENEKKSVEARTLYEQEARSTQEKNTEIRRLTAEILTIKSELARFEEILVDYKRYKDLLFKLSPPEWQDAQRSKVMSGKGAKEDQNRELKDTAIRNGLETPGRQLPSIQETRLSPAHSDSLVTDPKLDSDSSDYEDEPELYFTDPQQLLDLMTELTEQNLSLIQNSTRVEETLEQLQQSLKTTKKNHEKDEEQITMQINEMKERIEKEKARGARLERKVLLHVSLNTQDQDVLLDALSEKVAEVHCSCVDDRVTNLNTLEKLANIEKRLSLLLQSIESIPEEKLESMKKIKDSERRTREREDKLREQREKQKERMRRYSERSLADSKKISGKKLMPRYMPVTQRVKVSNVDSIPAQDEIHEYLFGTENTD, from the exons ATGTCATTGCCAAAGCTTA GGACAAGGAGGAAGAGGGGGACTCAACTGAGCCCGTTCAAAGTGCCAGACGGCAACAGCATTTTTCTGCTACGTGTAAACGAAAGAGAGGACCAAAaagag GAGATGCGTAAATTCCTGGCACTGCCAATTGATGAGAAGACAACCCACGCTGCAAGAGTGACGGCCAAGCTGAAAAATGAGCTGGTGGGAGAactggaggatgaggaggaggaggagaagaaggggGGAAATGAGAAGATGAAGAATTTAAAGCCAATCAAGAGTAGGACAGCTCTCCCTAAGCAAACATCTGGGGGACGAATGAAACAAG AAAAggtaacaaaagacaacaagCATGCCTTAATCTCCCTGGAACGACAGAAAGCTGTGCTGGAG TTATCTGTGATGACAAAGAGGTCTGAGATTTTGAGGATGGACGAGGCCATAGCAAAAGAAGAGAAGCTGCTGAAACACCTGGAGCGGAGCATTGAGAGAGACAACGTCAGATTTGAAGAGTTTCTCAGGGAGAATGAGAAGAAGTCTGTGGAGGCCAGAACACT GTATGAACAGGAGGCCAGGTCAACACAGGAGAAGAACACTGAAATCAGGAGGCTAACTGCTGAAATACTCACCATAAAAAG TGAACTTGCCAGGTTTGAAGAAATCCTGGTAGACTACAAGCGTTATAAGGACCTTCTATTCAAGCTGTCTCCTCCGGAGTGGCAGGATGCCCAGAGGTCAAAAGTTATGTCTGGTAAAGGCGCCAAGGAGGACCAGAACAGGGAGCTTAAAGACACTGCTATTAGGAATG GTTTGGAGACTCCAGGCAGACAGCTGCCGTCCATCCAAGAGACCAGGCTGTCCCCAGCCCACAGTGACAGTCT AGTCACAGATCCTAAATTGGACAGTGACAGCTCAGATTATGAG GATGAGCCAGAGCTGTATTTCACTGATCCCCAGCAGCTGCTGGATCTGATGACAGAGCTGACGGAGCAGAACCTGTCCCTGATTCAGAACTCTACGAGGGTGGAGGAGACTCTGGAGCAGCTCCAACAGTCCTTGAAAACAACCAAGAAGAATCA TGAAAAGGATGAAGAACAAATTACAATGCAGATAAATGAAATGAAGGAGAGAATCGAGAAGGAGAAGGCGAGAGGCGCCAGGCTTGAGCGGAAGGTCCTTCTCCACGTGTCCCTGAATACACAGGACCAG GATGTGTTGCTGGATGCTCTGAGCGAGAAGGTGGCAGAGGTGCACTGCAGCTGCGTGGATGACAGGGTGACCAATCTAAACACTTTAGAGAAGCTGGCCAACATTGAGAAGCGGCTGTCTTTACTACTGCAGAGCATTGAGAGCATCCCTGAAGAAAAACTGGAGTCAATGAAGAAGATCAAGGACAGCGAGAGGAGGACCAG GGAGCGTGAAGACAAGctgagagagcagagagaaaaacagaaagaaaggatGAGGAGGTACTCGGAGAGATCGCTGGCTGACTCCAAGAAAATC AGTGGGAAAAAGCTCATGCCCAGATATATGCCTGTTACCCAGAGAGTCAAAGTCAGCAACGTGGACAGCATCCCGGCTCAAGATGAGATTCACGAATACCTCTTTGGCACTGAGAACACggactga